Proteins from a genomic interval of Paenibacillus sp. RC334:
- a CDS encoding methylated-DNA--[protein]-cysteine S-methyltransferase, whose translation MLTQTPKTIYWSLLTHEDWNLYIAATPDGLCYVGSPDKPLEELTLWAGSRFPGSPLVEDDEVLQPYATELMEYFQGKRTSFTVPFDFRGTAFQMAVWNALCGIPYGETQSYSDIAHAIQKPASVRAVGAAIGANPILVTVPCHRVIGKNGALTGYRGGLDMKVKLLQLERG comes from the coding sequence ATGTTAACCCAAACCCCTAAAACGATCTATTGGTCATTGTTAACCCATGAAGATTGGAATTTATATATTGCAGCTACACCGGATGGATTATGTTATGTAGGCTCACCCGATAAACCTTTAGAGGAATTGACTTTGTGGGCAGGAAGCCGATTTCCTGGCAGTCCATTGGTTGAAGATGATGAGGTCTTGCAGCCCTATGCCACAGAACTAATGGAATACTTTCAAGGGAAACGCACAAGTTTTACCGTTCCTTTTGACTTTCGGGGGACTGCGTTTCAAATGGCGGTCTGGAACGCGCTGTGTGGCATTCCGTATGGAGAGACACAATCCTACTCAGACATTGCCCACGCTATCCAAAAGCCTGCCTCTGTTCGGGCGGTGGGGGCTGCAATCGGTGCTAACCCGATTCTGGTCACCGTCCCATGCCATCGGGTCATCGGCAAAAATGGTGCTTTAACCGGATATCGTGGTGGTTTGGACATGAAAGTAAAGCTTTTGCAGCTCGAAAGAGGTTAA
- a CDS encoding bifunctional transcriptional activator/DNA repair enzyme AdaA, translated as MKKSELPITSEKWKAIVENDKSYDGEFFYAVRTTGIFCRPSCKSRPPKRENIRLFKTAEQALAEHFRPCKRCKPTGQRLPDHEWIALVTEYVDSNYKENLTLHLLAEMSHGSPYHLHRTFKRVMDITPMEYIQQTRLEQAKQQLMNSDKSVAEVGESVGLSNTPYFSTLFKKNTGYTPLQYRHLKSEKLQNGGIHHVNPNP; from the coding sequence ATGAAGAAATCCGAGTTGCCCATAACTAGCGAGAAGTGGAAAGCTATTGTGGAGAACGACAAGTCTTATGATGGTGAATTTTTTTATGCTGTGAGGACAACAGGAATATTTTGTCGCCCCTCCTGCAAATCCCGCCCTCCCAAAAGAGAAAACATCCGCTTATTCAAAACAGCAGAACAGGCTTTAGCGGAGCATTTTCGACCATGCAAAAGGTGTAAACCGACGGGGCAACGCTTGCCTGATCATGAATGGATTGCGTTGGTTACAGAGTATGTGGATTCTAACTATAAGGAAAATTTAACGCTGCACTTGCTTGCAGAAATGAGTCATGGGAGCCCTTACCATTTACATCGTACCTTCAAGCGGGTCATGGATATAACCCCGATGGAATATATACAGCAAACCAGATTGGAACAAGCCAAGCAACAGCTAATGAACTCGGATAAGTCAGTTGCGGAAGTAGGGGAGAGCGTAGGTCTGTCCAATACCCCTTACTTTTCTACGTTATTTAAAAAGAATACAGGCTACACGCCTTTGCAATATCGCCACCTTAAATCAGAAAAATTACAAAATGGAGGTATACATCATGTTAACCCAAACCCCTAA
- a CDS encoding beta-glucoside-specific PTS transporter subunit IIABC yields the protein MSYEKLAKEIVDLVGGEKNVVSLVHCATRLRFVLKDEAKADKEKLEKTDGIITVKQSGGQFQVVVGNKVPEVYSAISKISNILDESKKDEKPAKANKGFGAIIDVVSSIFAPLLGVMAGAGILKGLLLIASNAGWLTPKDTTYIILLAAADSLFYFLPLLLAVTTARKFEGNIFVALTIAGGLLYPSIVTLKTEGTPTDFFGIPIVMMSYSSTVIPIIIAIIVMSKLEKLCNRLIHESVKNFITPLILLVIMLPLTLIVFGPFGVYVGNGIATGLIAAFGFSPLLAGAIMGACWQILVIFGVHWGLVPVFINNIAVNGRDGIKPSAAASIFAQTGAAFGVMLKTKNKKLKTLAGSATLTALFGITEPAVYGVTLPLKRPFIAGIIGGAIGGAIIGQAGTEAFASGAPGLLTLPIFYGPGGQGFPGLILGISVSFLVSAILTYILGFEDPVEAEESPENSTKEPVHTTDVSNEEVFSPIEGTVVSLSEVPDPAFASEAMGKGVAIEPTSGKVVAPFDGTITVAFKKKHALAVVSPQGAEILIHVGVDTVRLDGKHFISHIKEGDQVKAGDLLLEFDVEQIRAEGYPTITPIIVTNSSAYSEILPTTKGQVQMQDPLLKLFGGTNE from the coding sequence ATGAGTTATGAAAAATTGGCTAAGGAAATTGTTGACCTGGTAGGTGGTGAAAAAAATGTGGTATCCCTCGTACACTGTGCCACCCGCTTGCGTTTTGTGCTAAAGGACGAGGCGAAAGCGGACAAAGAAAAACTGGAAAAAACCGATGGGATCATCACGGTTAAGCAGAGCGGTGGTCAGTTTCAGGTCGTAGTCGGTAACAAAGTACCGGAAGTATACAGTGCTATCAGCAAGATATCCAACATTTTGGACGAGTCCAAAAAAGATGAAAAACCTGCTAAAGCCAACAAAGGCTTCGGTGCCATTATAGACGTTGTTTCCAGTATTTTTGCACCGCTACTCGGAGTCATGGCGGGAGCCGGTATTCTGAAAGGCCTGCTGCTTATTGCCAGCAACGCTGGATGGCTGACACCAAAGGACACTACCTACATTATTTTGCTGGCTGCCGCGGATAGTCTGTTTTATTTTCTGCCCCTCCTGTTAGCGGTTACAACGGCCCGGAAATTTGAAGGTAACATCTTCGTTGCCCTGACGATTGCCGGAGGATTGCTTTACCCGTCCATCGTCACGTTGAAAACGGAAGGTACACCTACTGACTTTTTCGGTATTCCAATTGTCATGATGAGTTATTCGTCTACGGTTATTCCCATTATTATTGCTATCATTGTCATGAGCAAGCTGGAAAAACTGTGTAACCGGTTGATCCATGAAAGCGTCAAAAATTTTATTACGCCATTGATCCTGCTCGTGATTATGCTTCCTCTGACTTTGATCGTGTTTGGTCCATTCGGGGTCTACGTGGGCAACGGCATCGCAACTGGACTCATTGCCGCGTTCGGCTTCAGCCCGTTGTTGGCTGGCGCAATCATGGGTGCTTGCTGGCAAATTCTCGTTATTTTCGGCGTCCATTGGGGTCTCGTACCTGTATTCATTAATAACATTGCTGTGAACGGAAGAGACGGAATCAAACCTTCCGCTGCGGCTTCCATCTTCGCCCAAACCGGTGCTGCGTTTGGTGTCATGCTTAAAACAAAAAATAAAAAGTTGAAGACCTTGGCGGGTTCCGCTACGCTTACCGCATTGTTCGGTATCACAGAACCAGCCGTCTATGGAGTCACGCTTCCACTGAAACGTCCGTTTATTGCAGGTATTATCGGCGGTGCTATCGGTGGTGCAATTATCGGCCAAGCGGGAACGGAAGCATTCGCTTCTGGCGCGCCGGGACTGCTGACCTTGCCCATCTTCTACGGCCCCGGCGGACAAGGCTTCCCGGGACTGATTTTAGGAATTTCGGTATCGTTTCTGGTTTCAGCCATTCTGACTTATATTTTAGGGTTTGAAGATCCGGTTGAAGCGGAAGAATCACCCGAAAATTCGACTAAAGAGCCAGTTCATACAACAGATGTTTCTAACGAAGAGGTATTTAGTCCGATTGAAGGAACCGTTGTCTCCCTCTCGGAAGTTCCCGATCCCGCATTTGCGTCGGAAGCTATGGGTAAAGGCGTCGCCATCGAACCGACATCGGGCAAAGTTGTAGCCCCTTTCGACGGGACGATTACCGTGGCGTTCAAGAAAAAACATGCGCTTGCGGTTGTTTCGCCCCAAGGCGCAGAAATTCTGATTCATGTGGGAGTAGACACGGTTAGGCTGGACGGTAAACATTTTATCTCCCATATCAAAGAAGGCGACCAGGTAAAAGCGGGGGACCTTCTGCTCGAATTTGACGTTGAGCAGATCAGGGCAGAAGGCTACCCTACGATTACGCCGATTATCGTTACGAATTCTTCCGCTTATTCAGAAATCCTTCCAACCACCAAAGGACAGGTGCAGATGCAGGACCCACTGTTAAAACTGTTCGGCGGTACGAATGAGTAA
- a CDS encoding BglG family transcription antiterminator LicT: protein MKIAKVINNNVISVYQTDGTELVVMGRGVAFKKKPGEKVDETRIQKVFALKNKQTSDNFKMLLREVPLELIVIVEEIINDAKHNLNKKLNENIYVSLTDHINFAVERYQEGLEIKNALLWEVKQLYKEEFAIGLKTLEQIKQKLDIELPVDEAAFIAIHIVNAEMNEEVITTMSITKFMQQIINIAKYHFKVDFDEDSLSYFRFITHLKFFAQRVFKGNHYENNYDHLYDMIKEKHSDAAACTEKIGAFVEKEYNHELTNEEKLYLTVHIERVVNR from the coding sequence ATGAAAATAGCAAAGGTCATCAACAATAATGTAATTAGTGTCTACCAGACGGACGGTACAGAACTCGTGGTGATGGGCCGCGGGGTTGCTTTTAAGAAAAAGCCTGGAGAAAAAGTAGATGAAACCAGAATTCAGAAAGTATTTGCCCTGAAAAACAAGCAGACGTCCGACAACTTCAAAATGCTGCTGCGTGAGGTTCCGCTGGAACTGATTGTGATTGTGGAAGAGATCATTAATGATGCCAAGCACAATTTAAACAAAAAGCTGAACGAAAATATTTATGTTTCCTTGACTGACCACATCAATTTCGCCGTTGAAAGATACCAGGAAGGATTGGAGATCAAAAACGCGTTATTGTGGGAAGTCAAGCAGTTGTACAAAGAAGAATTTGCGATCGGTCTGAAAACGCTAGAACAAATTAAACAAAAGCTCGATATTGAACTGCCTGTGGACGAAGCGGCTTTTATCGCGATTCACATCGTGAATGCCGAAATGAACGAGGAAGTTATCACCACAATGAGTATTACAAAATTTATGCAGCAAATTATCAATATTGCAAAATATCATTTTAAGGTCGATTTTGACGAGGACTCTCTGAGTTATTTCCGCTTTATTACGCATCTGAAATTTTTCGCCCAGCGTGTGTTTAAGGGGAATCACTACGAAAACAACTATGATCATTTGTATGATATGATCAAGGAAAAGCACAGTGACGCGGCTGCTTGCACGGAGAAAATCGGAGCTTTTGTGGAAAAAGAATACAACCACGAATTGACGAACGAAGAAAAGCTGTATCTGACCGTGCATATTGAGCGGGTGGTTAACAGATAA
- a CDS encoding 6-phospho-beta-glucosidase, which produces MSSFIFPKDFLWGGALAANQAEGAYLEDGKGLSLVDLLPTGEKRRSIMQGNVPSLIPLEGEFYPSHGAIDFYHRYREDIALFAEMGFKALRVSIAWARIFPTGEDATPNEAGLQFYDDLFDELLKHGIQPVVTLAHFDVPVNLIDKYGSWRSRKLVALFETYAKTVFARYKDKVKYWMTFNEINMLLHLPFIGAGLVFQEGENVKQIQYQAAHHQLVASALAVKACHEIIPDAKIGCMLAAGSFYPYTCNPEDVYQGMEKDRESYFFIDVQSRGEYPGYAKRFFKDHGLSIEMEPDDADILKHHTVDYIGFSYYSSRTTSTDPEVVKNMTSGNVFGSVSNPYLDKSDWGWTIDPKGFRITANQLHDRYQKPLFVVENGFGANDMVSPEGEVNDDYRIDYLKRHIAEMGEALQDGVEIIGYTSWGPIDIVSASSGEMKKRYGYIYVDRDNEGNGSLNRIKKKSFHWYKNVIHSDGENLGE; this is translated from the coding sequence ATGTCCAGCTTTATTTTTCCGAAAGACTTTTTATGGGGTGGTGCTCTTGCTGCCAATCAGGCCGAGGGTGCTTATCTGGAAGACGGCAAAGGATTGAGCCTGGTGGATCTGTTGCCGACTGGAGAGAAAAGAAGAAGTATCATGCAGGGGAATGTTCCCTCGCTCATTCCGCTCGAAGGCGAATTCTATCCTTCTCACGGAGCGATTGATTTTTACCATCGCTATCGCGAGGATATTGCGTTATTTGCGGAAATGGGTTTCAAGGCGCTGCGTGTTTCCATTGCCTGGGCCCGTATTTTCCCAACGGGAGAAGACGCCACGCCGAATGAAGCCGGGTTACAATTTTACGATGATCTGTTCGACGAATTGCTTAAACATGGCATCCAGCCAGTGGTTACCCTCGCTCATTTTGACGTACCGGTAAATCTGATTGATAAATACGGCAGCTGGCGAAGCCGAAAACTGGTTGCTTTGTTTGAAACATATGCCAAAACAGTATTCGCCCGTTACAAAGATAAAGTGAAATATTGGATGACGTTCAACGAAATTAACATGCTGCTCCATTTGCCGTTTATTGGTGCCGGGCTTGTATTTCAAGAAGGTGAAAACGTCAAACAAATTCAGTATCAGGCTGCACATCACCAGCTTGTTGCAAGTGCATTGGCTGTAAAAGCGTGCCACGAGATCATTCCAGACGCCAAGATTGGCTGTATGCTGGCTGCCGGCAGCTTCTATCCGTATACGTGTAATCCCGAAGATGTTTATCAAGGAATGGAAAAAGACCGCGAGTCCTACTTCTTCATTGACGTGCAGTCACGCGGGGAATATCCTGGTTATGCGAAGCGCTTCTTCAAGGATCATGGACTCTCCATCGAGATGGAACCGGACGACGCGGACATTTTGAAGCATCATACCGTTGACTATATCGGATTCAGTTATTATTCTAGCCGGACGACCAGCACAGACCCGGAAGTTGTCAAAAACATGACGAGCGGCAATGTGTTTGGCTCCGTATCCAACCCGTATCTGGACAAGTCCGATTGGGGCTGGACGATTGATCCGAAGGGGTTCCGTATCACGGCAAACCAATTGCACGACCGCTATCAAAAGCCTCTGTTTGTGGTGGAAAACGGCTTTGGTGCCAACGACATGGTTTCTCCTGAAGGAGAAGTCAACGACGATTACCGGATCGACTATTTGAAGCGGCATATTGCGGAAATGGGCGAGGCTCTTCAGGATGGGGTTGAGATTATCGGTTATACGAGTTGGGGTCCTATTGACATCGTCAGCGCTTCCTCTGGAGAGATGAAAAAACGCTACGGCTATATTTATGTGGACCGGGATAACGAAGGCAACGGCTCGCTGAACCGGATTAAAAAGAAAAGCTTCCACTGGTACAAAAACGTAATTCATTCCGATGGCGAGAATCTGGGAGAGTAA
- a CDS encoding RNA methyltransferase codes for MEIISPNNTRVKEWAQLLEKKHRTRQHKYIVEGIHLVQEALRSNAVVESVAYDLDKGIPAELNGLDQADQPVEWVPVSAAVIAKCTDTKTPQSVFAIVRKEEHGAFPALLEQPDALVMVLDGVQDPGNVGTIIRSADAAGAAGVILGHGCADLYNPKTIRSTMGSFFHLPVIEGSLEELLPQAKSKGARLISTSLDASLSCYAVDLRVSTWFVIGNEGQGISAATARMVDESVFIPMQGQAESLNAAMASTVLLFEAMRQRN; via the coding sequence ATGGAAATCATTTCACCAAACAATACACGTGTAAAAGAATGGGCACAACTGCTGGAAAAAAAGCATCGCACCCGGCAGCATAAATATATCGTCGAGGGCATTCATCTGGTGCAGGAAGCGCTGCGTTCGAACGCGGTTGTCGAAAGCGTTGCCTATGATTTGGACAAGGGCATTCCTGCCGAGTTGAATGGCCTGGACCAAGCAGACCAGCCGGTGGAATGGGTTCCCGTGTCGGCGGCGGTCATTGCCAAATGCACCGATACGAAGACACCGCAGTCCGTCTTTGCTATCGTGCGCAAGGAGGAGCACGGCGCATTCCCGGCGTTGCTGGAGCAGCCGGATGCGCTGGTGATGGTGCTGGACGGGGTACAGGACCCCGGCAATGTAGGCACCATCATCCGTAGTGCGGACGCCGCCGGAGCCGCAGGCGTCATTCTGGGTCACGGCTGCGCCGACCTGTACAACCCGAAGACGATCCGCTCTACGATGGGATCGTTTTTTCACCTGCCCGTGATTGAGGGCAGTCTGGAGGAGCTTTTGCCACAGGCTAAAAGCAAAGGTGCCCGACTGATCAGCACCTCGCTGGACGCAAGTCTGTCGTGCTATGCCGTTGATTTGCGTGTTTCTACTTGGTTTGTGATTGGGAACGAAGGCCAAGGTATTTCCGCTGCTACCGCACGTATGGTGGATGAATCGGTGTTCATCCCGATGCAGGGGCAGGCGGAATCGCTGAACGCAGCGATGGCCTCCACGGTGCTGCTTTTTGAGGCGATGAGACAGCGAAACTAG
- a CDS encoding small acid-soluble spore protein SspI, which translates to MPITLDLRQAIVHKVHGKSEADLTDMIIGSVDGPEAALPGLGVILEVAWKHMNQTQQQEFVHLAHEQLDKIKPVPLT; encoded by the coding sequence ATGCCCATTACACTGGATTTACGACAAGCCATTGTTCACAAAGTTCACGGCAAATCAGAAGCTGATCTTACCGATATGATTATCGGGTCAGTGGATGGACCAGAGGCCGCTTTGCCCGGATTGGGTGTCATTCTTGAGGTGGCATGGAAGCACATGAACCAGACCCAGCAACAAGAGTTTGTCCACCTGGCACATGAGCAGCTTGATAAAATCAAGCCCGTCCCGCTAACCTAA
- a CDS encoding peptide chain release factor 3, whose protein sequence is MSKTLDILQQEVDKRRTFAIISHPDAGKTTLTEKLLLFGGAIRLAGSVKARKASKHATSDWMEIEKQRGISVTSSVMQFDYNGHRINILDTPGHQDFSEDTYRTLTAADSAVMLIDVAKGVEAQTIKLFQVCAKRGIPIFTFINKLDREGRSPFDLMEELEQVLGIRSVPMNWPIGTGRELCGVYDRVKNQVELFQGDDHSTIKVQKVEGYNDPIIREMAGEYLHDQLCQDLELLDVAGDPFDMEKVQRGELTPVFFGSAINNFGVQTFLENFLQLAPKPEPRHSTAGEIEPTNEKFTGYVFKIQANMNPAHRDRIAFLRIVSGKFQRGMSVKHVRMGKEIKLSQPQQFLAQDRDIVEEAFPGDIIGLFDPGIFRIGDSLSQGGEVVFDELPTFSPEIFAKVTVKNALKHKQYLKGIDQLTEEGMIQVFRTVSFDDTLLGVVGQLQFEVFEYRMKGEYGVDVQLQRMPFQFARWIVDDQIDPSKFRINSTLVKDKKGNYVALFENEYAMRTAIEKNPTAKFLEMAP, encoded by the coding sequence ATGAGTAAAACACTGGATATACTTCAACAGGAAGTCGACAAACGGCGCACGTTTGCGATTATTTCTCACCCGGATGCGGGGAAAACGACACTGACGGAGAAGCTGCTGCTGTTCGGGGGCGCGATTCGTCTTGCCGGTTCAGTTAAAGCGCGTAAGGCAAGCAAGCACGCCACGAGTGACTGGATGGAGATTGAAAAGCAGCGGGGAATTTCGGTCACATCCTCAGTTATGCAATTTGATTATAATGGGCATCGCATTAACATTCTGGACACCCCAGGTCACCAGGATTTTAGTGAAGACACTTATCGTACATTAACAGCAGCGGATAGCGCAGTCATGCTGATTGATGTAGCGAAGGGTGTGGAAGCGCAAACGATTAAGCTGTTTCAGGTTTGTGCCAAGCGTGGTATTCCGATTTTCACCTTCATTAACAAGCTGGACCGTGAGGGACGCAGTCCTTTTGATCTGATGGAGGAGCTGGAGCAGGTGCTCGGCATCCGTTCGGTGCCTATGAACTGGCCAATTGGTACAGGACGTGAGTTGTGTGGTGTCTATGACCGTGTCAAAAATCAGGTCGAGCTGTTTCAGGGAGACGACCATTCCACGATCAAGGTACAAAAAGTGGAGGGTTACAATGATCCAATCATTCGCGAAATGGCGGGTGAATATTTGCATGACCAATTGTGTCAGGATCTGGAGTTACTCGATGTTGCGGGTGACCCTTTTGACATGGAGAAAGTACAGCGCGGGGAATTAACGCCTGTATTCTTCGGTAGTGCGATTAATAACTTTGGAGTTCAAACGTTTTTGGAAAACTTTCTTCAGCTTGCCCCTAAGCCGGAGCCGCGTCACAGTACAGCGGGGGAAATCGAGCCGACGAACGAGAAATTTACCGGCTATGTATTTAAAATTCAAGCAAACATGAACCCGGCTCACCGTGACCGCATCGCATTCCTGCGTATTGTGTCTGGTAAGTTCCAACGGGGGATGAGTGTTAAGCATGTACGGATGGGCAAGGAGATTAAGTTGTCCCAACCACAGCAGTTTCTCGCGCAGGACCGCGATATTGTCGAGGAAGCTTTCCCGGGCGATATTATCGGCTTGTTTGATCCGGGTATTTTTCGTATTGGGGATTCCCTTAGTCAAGGTGGAGAGGTTGTATTTGATGAGTTGCCAACCTTCTCGCCTGAGATTTTTGCCAAGGTAACGGTGAAAAATGCCTTGAAGCACAAGCAGTATTTGAAGGGTATTGACCAGTTGACCGAGGAAGGTATGATTCAGGTGTTCCGTACGGTAAGCTTTGACGATACGTTGCTGGGCGTTGTCGGTCAACTGCAATTTGAAGTATTTGAGTACCGCATGAAGGGTGAATATGGAGTTGATGTACAGCTTCAGCGTATGCCATTCCAGTTTGCACGCTGGATTGTGGATGATCAGATTGATCCAAGCAAATTCCGTATTAACTCTACGTTGGTGAAGGACAAGAAGGGCAATTATGTTGCCTTGTTCGAAAATGAGTATGCGATGCGGACAGCTATAGAGAAAAATCCTACAGCTAAGTTTTTGGAGATGGCTCCATAA
- the zwf gene encoding glucose-6-phosphate dehydrogenase produces the protein MADIPNNESVVMQGAVLFIFGATGDLARRKLFPAIYSLYREGKLGEDFAVIGVARRPRTEEEFRNDLYASIQEFSRYKAENDQEWQAFAEHFEYKSLDINNVEGFHELKQQTETIEKKFSIPGNRLFYLALAPELFGSVSESLKEGGMMDGKGWNRLVIEKPFGYNLESAQELNVEIREVFEEEEIYRIDHYLGKEMVQNIEVIRFANAFFEPLWNNKHISNVQITLSETVGVEERGGYYDHSGALRDMGQNHMLQMLTMIAMEPPSRLLPEDIRDEKVKVLRSLRPFESAEDVLTNVVRGQYTEGSYRGQQLPGYREEDKVDPQSSTETYFASRVFVDNFRWAGVPFYIRTGKRLPVKTTEIVVEFKSMPTNVYLGQKHKLEPNLLVIRVNPMEGIYIKINAKKPGSESDIEPLAMDFCQSCMVGINSPEAYERLLMDAIEGDSTYFTRWDEVATAWRFVDRIAKAWQQAPDTLETYAAGSWGPEGAHKLLEQDGFKWWPVSGQDEDNVIWRVGGTQ, from the coding sequence ATGGCTGACATACCTAATAATGAATCTGTTGTGATGCAAGGCGCTGTGTTATTTATTTTTGGTGCTACGGGCGATTTGGCCCGCCGCAAGCTTTTTCCTGCGATCTACAGCTTGTACCGCGAAGGGAAGCTGGGTGAGGATTTTGCCGTTATTGGCGTAGCGAGACGCCCTCGCACAGAGGAAGAATTCCGTAATGACCTGTACGCTTCGATACAGGAGTTTAGCCGTTACAAGGCAGAAAACGATCAAGAATGGCAGGCATTTGCCGAGCATTTTGAATATAAATCACTGGATATCAACAATGTCGAAGGATTTCATGAACTGAAACAGCAGACAGAGACCATAGAGAAGAAATTCAGCATTCCGGGGAACCGTTTGTTTTATTTGGCTTTGGCCCCTGAACTGTTTGGAAGCGTATCGGAGAGCCTCAAAGAAGGCGGTATGATGGATGGCAAGGGCTGGAATCGTCTTGTCATTGAGAAGCCGTTTGGTTATAACCTGGAATCTGCGCAAGAGCTGAATGTTGAAATACGCGAAGTATTTGAAGAGGAAGAAATTTATCGGATTGATCACTATCTTGGTAAGGAAATGGTGCAAAATATCGAAGTCATCCGCTTCGCAAACGCCTTCTTTGAACCATTGTGGAATAATAAGCATATTTCCAATGTGCAAATTACGCTTAGTGAAACCGTGGGCGTAGAGGAACGCGGAGGTTATTACGATCATTCCGGCGCTCTGCGGGATATGGGACAGAACCATATGCTGCAAATGCTGACGATGATTGCAATGGAACCACCGAGTCGTTTGCTCCCTGAGGATATCCGTGATGAAAAGGTGAAAGTGCTGCGTTCGTTGCGTCCTTTTGAATCCGCAGAGGATGTGTTGACTAATGTGGTACGTGGTCAATACACGGAAGGAAGCTATCGCGGTCAGCAGTTGCCGGGGTATCGTGAAGAGGACAAGGTTGATCCACAGTCGAGCACAGAGACTTATTTTGCTTCACGCGTATTTGTGGATAATTTCCGTTGGGCAGGGGTTCCTTTCTACATTCGTACTGGCAAACGTCTTCCTGTAAAGACAACCGAAATCGTTGTGGAATTTAAGAGCATGCCTACGAACGTATATCTTGGTCAAAAGCATAAGCTGGAACCGAACTTGCTCGTGATCCGGGTTAATCCGATGGAGGGCATTTACATCAAAATTAATGCCAAGAAGCCGGGTTCGGAATCGGATATTGAACCGCTGGCTATGGATTTCTGCCAAAGCTGTATGGTCGGCATCAACTCACCTGAGGCTTATGAACGGTTGTTGATGGACGCGATTGAAGGGGACTCTACGTACTTCACGCGTTGGGATGAGGTTGCGACAGCATGGAGATTCGTGGATCGGATCGCCAAAGCATGGCAACAAGCCCCGGATACGCTGGAAACCTATGCTGCAGGCTCATGGGGACCGGAAGGAGCTCATAAGCTGCTGGAGCAAGATGGCTTCAAATGGTGGCCAGTCAGTGGCCAGGATGAAGATAATGTCATCTGGCGGGTAGGCGGCACTCAGTAA
- a CDS encoding YwmB family TATA-box binding protein, with product MLKAEVIKKGIVAIAVFGTLLLLVGWRYGTFQATGYDSLKAGTDLRSVLTVSDQAPGTLDKLVVKWQGNWTSYGDDPAAMAARIADQLNIPAVSKVEENGHTVYRSVGSSGELKIRLNVMEQLAGQWYTVVQLESSNAGREQLIRLHELCAEQLAAVGVQAVWNTSIQHSLKSNEPVDQLMKLTETRLAGSLSMKAKERYTDATTVAVSYEAPKLPLTVQSGEHQVHMQMAVHEDEEHQDTRITIGFPLITIEY from the coding sequence ATGTTAAAAGCAGAGGTCATCAAAAAAGGGATTGTCGCTATCGCGGTGTTCGGAACGTTGCTGTTACTGGTAGGCTGGCGTTACGGGACGTTTCAAGCTACCGGATATGATTCCCTCAAGGCAGGAACGGACTTGCGCTCTGTATTGACCGTCTCGGATCAGGCTCCTGGTACACTGGATAAGCTGGTTGTGAAATGGCAAGGTAACTGGACTTCTTACGGTGATGATCCAGCAGCCATGGCGGCCCGGATAGCCGATCAACTGAATATTCCCGCCGTAAGCAAGGTTGAGGAAAATGGACACACGGTGTATCGATCTGTTGGCAGTAGCGGAGAACTGAAAATCCGCTTAAATGTGATGGAACAGCTAGCTGGTCAATGGTATACGGTCGTTCAACTTGAGAGTAGCAATGCAGGACGTGAGCAGTTAATCCGACTGCATGAACTTTGTGCTGAACAATTGGCGGCTGTGGGAGTACAAGCAGTATGGAATACGTCCATTCAGCATTCGCTGAAATCAAATGAGCCCGTGGACCAACTGATGAAGCTGACAGAGACACGTTTAGCAGGAAGCTTGTCCATGAAAGCAAAAGAAAGATATACAGATGCGACGACGGTAGCTGTATCCTATGAAGCACCGAAGCTACCTCTGACAGTTCAAAGTGGTGAGCATCAGGTGCATATGCAGATGGCTGTGCATGAAGATGAGGAGCATCAGGATACTCGTATTACGATCGGTTTTCCGCTGATTACGATAGAATACTGA